The proteins below are encoded in one region of Candidatus Planktophila lacus:
- a CDS encoding GNAT family N-acetyltransferase, producing MSEHWPIFLTQGELQLRPLRIRDRRRWLLVRAENKDWLSEWEATLPKVPGEKNSSQLPSFSEMVRWHRREGRNGRSYSLAIWQINQQGRNLIGQITMGGVSYGAMRGAHIGYWIDRAYANRGFTTQAVNMLTRFGFEELALHRIEINIRPENAPSIKVAEKAGYIFEGLRPRYLHIDGKWRDHHCYVKENSQVI from the coding sequence ATGTCTGAGCACTGGCCGATTTTCTTAACTCAGGGCGAGTTGCAATTACGCCCGCTGCGAATCCGCGATCGTCGTCGTTGGCTACTAGTCCGCGCCGAAAATAAAGATTGGCTCTCTGAATGGGAGGCAACGCTTCCAAAAGTTCCGGGAGAGAAGAACTCCAGCCAACTACCTTCATTTAGCGAGATGGTCAGATGGCATCGCCGTGAAGGGCGAAACGGACGCTCTTATTCACTAGCTATTTGGCAGATTAACCAGCAAGGGCGCAACCTAATCGGGCAGATAACTATGGGCGGAGTTTCATACGGTGCGATGCGCGGGGCGCATATCGGCTACTGGATCGATCGCGCATATGCCAACCGTGGATTTACAACACAAGCGGTAAATATGTTGACCCGCTTTGGCTTTGAAGAACTGGCCTTGCATCGAATCGAAATAAATATTCGCCCCGAAAATGCACCTTCGATAAAGGTCGCCGAGAAAGCTGGCTATATTTTTGAAGGTTTACGACCTAGGTATTTACATATCGATGGAAAATGGCGTGACCATCACTGTTATGTGAAAGAAAATTCCCAGGTCATTTAA
- the rsmA gene encoding 16S rRNA (adenine(1518)-N(6)/adenine(1519)-N(6))-dimethyltransferase RsmA, translating into MTLLGAAEIRALAEKLDLKPAKALGQNFVIDANVCRKIVRTAGVTAGDVALEIGPGLGSLTLALMEEATSVIAIEIDSRLANQLPITAALHSDRSEILTVINQDALQVKSLPGEPTVLVANLPYNVSVPVFLHLLEILPTLRSGVVMVQAEVADRLAAKPNTKEYGIPSVKAAWWADVTGAGSVSRSIFWPAPNVDSKLVGFKRRETPGNETLRKEVFTIIDLAFAQRRKMLRAALSSRYGGSAAAEAHLIAAGIDPTLRGESLDIHGFCKIAQQGLES; encoded by the coding sequence ATGACCCTGCTTGGTGCTGCAGAAATTCGCGCCCTTGCTGAAAAGTTAGATTTAAAACCTGCCAAAGCACTTGGCCAGAATTTTGTAATTGATGCCAATGTTTGCCGCAAGATTGTTCGCACCGCTGGCGTTACTGCCGGTGATGTCGCACTAGAGATCGGTCCCGGCCTCGGTTCGCTAACTCTTGCGCTAATGGAAGAAGCAACCAGCGTAATTGCCATTGAAATTGATTCACGTTTAGCAAACCAACTACCTATAACAGCTGCGCTACATAGCGATCGCAGCGAAATTCTCACTGTCATCAATCAAGATGCTCTTCAAGTTAAATCACTTCCAGGTGAGCCAACAGTCTTAGTTGCGAACTTGCCTTACAACGTTTCAGTTCCGGTCTTCTTACATCTTTTAGAAATCTTGCCAACTCTGCGCAGTGGCGTTGTTATGGTGCAAGCTGAAGTTGCAGATCGTCTAGCTGCAAAACCAAATACCAAAGAATATGGAATTCCGAGCGTTAAAGCCGCCTGGTGGGCAGATGTAACAGGTGCTGGTTCAGTTTCTCGTTCGATCTTCTGGCCGGCGCCAAATGTGGATTCAAAGTTAGTTGGATTTAAACGCCGTGAAACACCAGGTAATGAAACTCTGCGCAAGGAAGTCTTTACGATTATCGATTTAGCATTTGCACAACGTCGCAAGATGCTGCGTGCTGCTTTATCTTCTCGCTATGGCGGTTCCGCTGCTGCTGAAGCGCACTTGATCGCTGCCGGAATCGACCCAACTCTGCGCGGTGAATCACTCGATATCCATGGCTTCTGCAAAATTGCCCAACAAGGTTTAGAGTCTTAG
- a CDS encoding MarR family winged helix-turn-helix transcriptional regulator: MSAHRDEVDRLIADWKRERPDLDISPFAVLSRISRISRNLDIARRDAFADLETSGFDVLAALRRSGDPYQLSPGALMQETLVTSGTMTNRLDRLEELKLITRQPDPDDGRGSLVTLTASGMRAVDEALEGLLEQERELLKGLTRDQKVALADLLSALAAHLEEN; encoded by the coding sequence ATGAGCGCGCACCGTGATGAAGTCGACCGCCTAATCGCGGATTGGAAGCGCGAGCGCCCCGATTTAGATATCAGCCCCTTTGCGGTGCTTAGCCGTATTTCGCGTATCTCTCGAAATTTAGATATCGCCCGTCGTGATGCTTTCGCCGATCTGGAAACTTCGGGCTTCGATGTTTTAGCTGCACTGCGTCGTTCTGGCGATCCATATCAACTCTCCCCTGGCGCACTTATGCAAGAAACACTTGTTACAAGTGGCACCATGACAAATCGTTTAGATCGTTTAGAAGAGTTGAAGTTAATTACGCGTCAGCCAGATCCTGACGATGGCCGCGGTTCACTTGTTACTTTAACTGCATCCGGAATGCGCGCAGTTGATGAGGCGCTAGAAGGTTTGCTTGAACAAGAACGTGAATTATTAAAGGGCTTAACCCGTGATCAGAAAGTAGCTCTAGCCGATTTACTTAGCGCACTCGCTGCGCATCTCGAAGAAAACTAG
- the glmU gene encoding bifunctional UDP-N-acetylglucosamine diphosphorylase/glucosamine-1-phosphate N-acetyltransferase GlmU yields the protein MSANLETVVVLAAGEGTRMKSSTPKVLHEVAGRSLVGHVLNAVSALAPKQVRVVVGAGREAVEEHLREVAPNVTTVFQERRGGTGHATQLALAGTDISGTILILAGDTPMLTGESLKQLLATHHEGGFTASVLTAEHPDPTGYGRIVRSDDGSLLRIVEERDADDFVKEIYEVNSGVYAFDAKKLAGAIGKLTNDNSQGELYLTDVIEILRNEGGTIAAALIEDFIEILGVNDRVQLAESAALLRDRINEGFMRAGVTIVDPTTTWIDATAEIANDVTIFPGSAILGSSKIATGAVIGPRTTLESCKVLEGANIVESNCFEATIGAGANVGPYSYLRTGTVLGAGAKAGAFVEIKNAKVGDGSKVPHLSYVGDATIGEGSNIGAATIFVNYDGVDKHHTTIGDHVRIGSDSMLVAPVSIGDGAYTAAGSVITEDVPAGAMGVARGKQRNVLGWVMRKRSGTKSAIAAEASEKRNEKKG from the coding sequence ATGAGTGCAAATCTCGAAACGGTTGTTGTTCTCGCCGCCGGTGAAGGCACTCGCATGAAATCATCAACGCCAAAGGTTTTGCACGAAGTTGCCGGCCGCTCACTTGTTGGCCATGTTCTAAACGCCGTTAGCGCGCTTGCTCCAAAGCAAGTGCGAGTTGTTGTTGGCGCAGGACGCGAAGCAGTTGAAGAACATTTACGCGAAGTCGCACCTAACGTCACAACAGTCTTCCAAGAACGTCGCGGTGGCACTGGCCATGCAACGCAGTTGGCGCTCGCAGGTACAGATATTTCAGGAACTATCTTGATCTTGGCGGGCGATACGCCGATGCTTACCGGGGAATCACTTAAGCAACTCCTTGCCACTCACCACGAAGGTGGCTTCACCGCATCAGTTTTAACTGCAGAACATCCCGACCCAACTGGTTACGGGCGCATAGTTCGTAGTGATGATGGCTCACTTCTTCGCATCGTTGAAGAACGCGATGCTGATGACTTTGTTAAGGAGATCTACGAAGTTAATTCAGGGGTTTACGCATTCGATGCTAAGAAACTTGCTGGAGCGATTGGCAAGCTAACTAACGATAATTCCCAAGGCGAGCTATATCTAACTGATGTCATCGAAATTCTGCGCAATGAAGGCGGAACAATCGCAGCTGCGCTAATCGAAGATTTCATCGAAATCTTGGGCGTAAACGATCGGGTGCAGTTAGCCGAAAGTGCGGCTTTGCTCCGTGATCGTATTAACGAAGGTTTCATGCGCGCTGGAGTAACAATTGTCGATCCGACAACAACTTGGATTGATGCAACTGCTGAAATCGCAAACGATGTAACTATATTTCCTGGCTCTGCGATCTTGGGATCTTCAAAGATCGCAACTGGCGCCGTTATTGGCCCTCGCACAACGCTGGAATCTTGCAAGGTACTTGAGGGCGCAAACATTGTTGAATCTAATTGTTTTGAAGCAACAATCGGAGCCGGTGCAAACGTTGGCCCTTATTCATATCTACGCACAGGAACAGTTCTTGGTGCCGGTGCAAAAGCTGGCGCATTCGTTGAAATTAAGAATGCAAAAGTCGGCGATGGTTCTAAAGTTCCACATCTTTCATATGTGGGCGATGCCACCATCGGTGAAGGCTCAAATATTGGTGCGGCCACAATCTTTGTTAACTATGACGGAGTAGATAAGCATCACACCACTATCGGAGATCATGTCCGAATCGGAAGCGATTCGATGTTAGTTGCGCCAGTTTCAATTGGTGACGGGGCTTACACCGCCGCCGGATCTGTAATTACTGAAGATGTTCCGGCCGGTGCCATGGGTGTCGCTAGAGGTAAGCAACGAAATGTATTAGGTTGGGTCATGCGCAAGCGATCTGGCACTAAATCTGCAATTGCTGCCGAAGCTTCAGAAAAACGCAACGAGAAGAAAGGCTAA
- a CDS encoding 5-formyltetrahydrofolate cyclo-ligase: MSAASEKSELRTRYRFERRERYLDHSFSYLATSLEFSKASAIASYISYGDEPNTKELNQALLKSGKDLYLPRVNGIDLEWVLWNGSRDQLAPSKLSKQLLEPTGAALTDLSLINLIVVPALRIDRSGYRLGQGGGFYDRALPKLSAWSIGLIHPDEISSVDLPREEFDVPLNAAATPDLILRFNS; the protein is encoded by the coding sequence ATGAGTGCAGCAAGCGAGAAGTCTGAACTTCGCACTCGCTATCGTTTTGAACGCCGCGAAAGATATCTAGATCACTCTTTTTCATACCTTGCTACATCTTTAGAATTTTCTAAGGCAAGCGCTATCGCTAGTTATATCTCTTATGGAGATGAGCCAAATACGAAAGAGCTAAATCAGGCGCTTTTGAAAAGTGGCAAAGATCTTTATCTGCCGCGAGTAAATGGCATCGATCTCGAATGGGTACTTTGGAACGGATCAAGAGATCAACTTGCGCCAAGCAAGTTATCAAAACAACTTCTCGAACCAACTGGAGCCGCACTTACAGATCTTTCACTTATCAATCTAATTGTTGTACCGGCTCTACGAATTGATAGATCTGGATATCGCTTGGGGCAAGGTGGGGGCTTCTACGATCGCGCACTTCCAAAACTTTCTGCATGGAGTATCGGATTGATCCATCCAGATGAGATCTCTAGCGTTGATCTACCTCGTGAAGAATTTGATGTGCCGCTAAACGCTGCAGCAACTCCAGATTTAATTCTTAGATTCAATTCTTAG
- a CDS encoding TatD family hydrolase, whose translation MADRHNRDIDRPLAPAPKPLPVPTVDAHAHLEIVTDAAPDSAEVKQVLDDAKAAGVDRVVQVGYSAEQSKWCVAAAEHFNDRVLAAVALHPNEAPVVPDLEADLKIIEELASHPRVRAIGETGLDYFRTPPELRKRQQDSFKWHIELAKKTKKALVIHDRDSHDEVLSILLEVGAPEKTVFHCFSGGVDMAKLCIDRGYILSFAGTLTFKNAPELRDAVKLVPHDQLLVETDSPFLAPMPNRGALNTPAQIANIVRAMAEERNESVGALAQSLSDNAERIFGPFAAGTTL comes from the coding sequence ATGGCAGATCGCCACAATCGCGATATTGATCGCCCTCTGGCGCCAGCGCCAAAACCACTTCCTGTTCCTACGGTTGATGCACATGCACATTTGGAAATCGTTACCGATGCTGCACCTGATTCAGCAGAAGTAAAACAAGTTTTAGATGATGCAAAAGCTGCTGGCGTAGATCGCGTTGTACAGGTTGGGTACTCAGCAGAACAATCAAAATGGTGTGTTGCAGCGGCTGAACACTTTAACGACCGCGTGCTTGCCGCAGTTGCGCTGCATCCCAATGAAGCGCCCGTTGTTCCTGATTTAGAAGCCGACTTAAAGATCATCGAAGAACTTGCGAGCCACCCACGCGTTCGCGCAATTGGTGAGACCGGTTTAGATTATTTCCGCACTCCACCCGAACTGCGCAAACGTCAACAAGATTCCTTTAAATGGCATATCGAGTTAGCGAAGAAGACAAAGAAGGCGTTAGTGATTCACGATCGCGATTCGCATGATGAAGTCTTATCTATCTTGCTCGAAGTCGGGGCTCCCGAAAAGACTGTCTTTCACTGCTTCTCAGGCGGAGTAGATATGGCCAAGCTCTGTATCGATCGCGGATACATACTTTCATTCGCAGGCACGTTAACTTTTAAAAACGCACCCGAACTTCGCGATGCGGTAAAACTTGTGCCGCACGATCAGTTATTGGTTGAAACAGATTCTCCTTTCTTGGCTCCTATGCCAAATCGCGGCGCGTTAAATACTCCAGCACAAATCGCAAACATTGTTCGCGCCATGGCTGAAGAACGTAACGAGAGCGTTGGCGCACTCGCCCAATCACTCTCCGATAACGCCGAACGTATCTTCGGGCCATTTGCCGCAGGAACCACGTTATGA
- a CDS encoding 4-(cytidine 5'-diphospho)-2-C-methyl-D-erythritol kinase, protein MSRTNRNSVTVRVPAKVNLQLAVGPREADGFHNLVTVFQAISIYDDVTITKSAPGNGITISIIGDHTHGVPADATNLAVKAAQLIADDYDFVIDAHIEVNKSIPVAGGMAGGSADAAAVIVGVNELYELEMSREEMHEFGSQLGSDVPFMISGGTAIGQGRGDQLTAALSRGTYHWVLALSTVGLSTPAVYQECDRLRAGLDIAAPQTSDALMQSLLAADSKAVGQALHNDLQSAACSLRPALTLVLDVGEEYGALGSIVSGSGPTVAFLVADEEQGLDLAVALTSSGVVGSVARAYGPVHGAKVI, encoded by the coding sequence GTGTCCAGAACCAACCGCAACTCTGTCACCGTACGAGTTCCTGCCAAGGTAAATCTGCAATTGGCGGTTGGCCCACGTGAGGCCGATGGTTTCCATAATTTAGTCACTGTTTTTCAAGCGATCTCAATTTATGACGATGTCACAATTACTAAATCTGCACCAGGTAACGGAATCACTATTTCAATCATTGGTGATCACACACACGGAGTACCAGCAGATGCCACAAATTTAGCCGTGAAAGCAGCACAGTTAATCGCTGATGACTATGACTTTGTTATTGATGCCCATATAGAAGTGAATAAATCGATTCCCGTTGCAGGTGGCATGGCAGGTGGCAGCGCCGATGCCGCCGCAGTAATAGTTGGCGTAAATGAACTTTACGAACTCGAGATGTCACGAGAAGAGATGCACGAATTCGGCTCACAACTTGGTAGCGATGTTCCATTTATGATTTCTGGTGGCACTGCAATTGGTCAAGGTCGCGGCGATCAATTAACTGCAGCGTTATCGCGCGGCACATATCACTGGGTTTTAGCGCTCTCAACCGTTGGTTTATCAACTCCTGCGGTTTATCAAGAGTGCGATCGACTGCGCGCCGGTTTAGATATCGCAGCTCCGCAAACTAGCGATGCGCTGATGCAATCTTTACTTGCCGCAGATTCGAAAGCAGTTGGTCAAGCGCTACATAACGATCTGCAATCAGCGGCTTGTTCGCTGCGCCCGGCGCTAACTTTGGTTCTCGATGTCGGCGAAGAATATGGCGCACTTGGTTCGATCGTTTCTGGTTCCGGGCCAACCGTTGCATTCTTAGTTGCCGATGAAGAGCAAGGTTTGGATTTAGCAGTTGCCTTAACTTCTAGCGGAGTTGTTGGCAGCGTTGCCCGAGCCTATGGCCCAGTGCATGGTGCCAAGGTCATCTAA
- a CDS encoding dolichyl-phosphate-mannose--protein mannosyltransferase has protein sequence MKTRIYVGAITLISLALRLFNLGTPKGFVFDEVYYVDGARDYLAHGVEISGDDPEFVVHPPVGKWLIALGIKLFGDNEFGWRFMGALLGSAMIVLIALIAQRLFRNSYITIAASALMAMDGLALVHSRTALLDIYLSFFILLATYFFMARWHWWAGIALGLAVATKWSGLYFLALFAVVALYRAFAHNTGRDLIKPTLKTAAQYGLVPMSLYITSWSGWFASSRGWARDYSENVVTSFIYYHSQMLGFHTGLVEKHSYQSNPWSWLIMGRPTSFYYETPKNCGAENCSQEVLALGTPLLWWLGTIALTVVLGFWIRSIAVKRYEPPLNLIIAGMAAGYLPWFFFQERTVFTFYAIVFQPFLILAVIYCAYALLMHFENKRNSYVVLGFIAFAIFVNFIFFLPLFTGDVITYDSWQARMWLPSWV, from the coding sequence GTGAAAACCCGCATCTACGTTGGCGCGATCACTTTGATCTCACTTGCCTTGCGGCTCTTCAATCTCGGAACTCCAAAGGGCTTCGTCTTTGACGAGGTTTATTACGTAGATGGTGCGCGCGATTATTTGGCCCATGGCGTTGAAATATCTGGAGATGACCCAGAATTTGTCGTTCACCCACCGGTTGGAAAGTGGCTGATAGCGCTAGGTATAAAGCTATTCGGCGATAACGAATTTGGTTGGCGTTTTATGGGCGCACTTCTTGGCTCTGCCATGATCGTTTTAATCGCGCTCATAGCGCAGCGCCTGTTTAGAAATTCCTACATAACAATTGCGGCAAGTGCGCTTATGGCGATGGATGGATTGGCTTTAGTACATTCTCGTACCGCGTTACTGGATATCTATCTCTCATTCTTCATTTTGCTGGCGACTTATTTCTTCATGGCGCGTTGGCACTGGTGGGCTGGCATCGCACTCGGCTTAGCGGTTGCAACCAAATGGAGTGGTCTTTACTTCCTTGCACTCTTTGCAGTTGTTGCGCTCTATCGAGCGTTCGCACATAACACTGGTCGCGATTTAATTAAGCCAACGCTAAAGACGGCTGCTCAATATGGGTTGGTCCCAATGTCGCTATATATAACTTCTTGGTCTGGTTGGTTTGCCAGCAGCCGTGGGTGGGCGCGCGATTACTCTGAAAATGTTGTTACATCTTTTATTTATTATCACTCTCAGATGTTGGGCTTTCACACCGGGCTAGTAGAAAAACACTCTTACCAATCCAACCCGTGGAGTTGGTTGATTATGGGAAGACCAACCTCTTTCTACTATGAGACCCCAAAGAATTGCGGGGCAGAGAATTGCTCGCAGGAAGTTCTCGCTCTTGGAACACCGCTGCTCTGGTGGTTGGGAACTATCGCACTTACTGTAGTGCTGGGTTTTTGGATTAGATCGATAGCCGTTAAACGTTATGAACCACCACTAAATTTAATTATTGCTGGAATGGCTGCTGGATATCTACCTTGGTTCTTCTTTCAAGAGCGCACGGTTTTTACCTTCTACGCAATTGTCTTTCAGCCCTTCTTGATTCTTGCCGTTATTTACTGCGCCTACGCGCTATTGATGCACTTTGAAAACAAGCGAAATAGCTATGTGGTGCTGGGCTTTATCGCCTTTGCGATCTTTGTAAATTTCATCTTCTTCCTGCCACTTTTCACAGGAGATGTGATTACTTACGATTCATGGCAGGCGCGTATGTGGCTGCCTTCCTGGGTTTAA
- the metG gene encoding methionine--tRNA ligase — MKSFYLTTPIYYVNDAPHIGHAYTTVAGDVLTRWHRQRGESVWFLTGTDEHGQKVMRTAEQNNVAPQAWVDRLVQEAWKPNWTALNIANDDFIRTTEARHTERVQKFLQSLKDAGHIYAGKYEGPYCVGCEEFKLPGDLIDADGQKLCPIHSKPVELVNENNWFFRLSAFVESLLEHYRKNPDACQPESARNEVVSFLEGGVSDLSISRSTFDWGIPVPWDTDQVVYVWFDALLNYATAVGLTDAPDTEGGKKFAQTWPADVHLVGKDILRFHAVIWPAMLMAAGLEVPKKVFAHGWLLVGGEKMSKSKLTGIAPSDITDHFGVDAFRYYFLRAIPFGSDGSFSWEDMSARYTSELANDFGNLASRLAAMIEKYCEGKVPAKAADAGLSAALTSTVEKADAAMVALDFQGGINAVMDFCKKVNGYVTEKEPWILAKDPANKAALEEVLYNTAESLRALAVLLHPVMPATTEILWESLGANATIGALADQQISKVAQWGQLPEGTLVTKTPVLFPRLETKE; from the coding sequence GTGAAATCTTTCTACCTAACAACGCCGATTTACTATGTAAATGATGCGCCGCATATTGGCCATGCATATACAACCGTTGCCGGCGATGTCTTAACTCGTTGGCATCGCCAACGCGGTGAATCTGTTTGGTTCTTAACTGGAACTGACGAGCATGGTCAGAAAGTAATGCGTACCGCTGAGCAAAATAACGTTGCTCCACAAGCTTGGGTAGATCGCTTGGTGCAAGAAGCCTGGAAGCCAAATTGGACCGCGCTAAATATCGCAAACGATGATTTCATCCGTACCACCGAAGCCCGTCACACCGAACGCGTACAAAAGTTTCTGCAATCACTTAAAGATGCTGGGCATATTTACGCTGGTAAATATGAAGGCCCATATTGCGTCGGCTGTGAAGAATTTAAATTACCTGGCGATCTAATCGATGCCGATGGACAGAAGCTCTGTCCAATTCATAGCAAGCCGGTTGAACTCGTAAATGAAAATAACTGGTTCTTCCGCTTATCGGCATTTGTTGAGTCGCTCTTAGAGCACTACCGCAAAAATCCAGATGCCTGCCAACCAGAAAGTGCGCGCAACGAAGTTGTCTCATTCCTTGAAGGCGGCGTTTCTGATCTTTCAATTTCACGTTCTACATTTGATTGGGGCATTCCAGTTCCTTGGGATACCGATCAAGTTGTCTACGTTTGGTTTGATGCGCTCCTTAACTACGCAACTGCAGTTGGTTTAACTGATGCGCCAGATACAGAAGGCGGCAAGAAGTTTGCTCAAACTTGGCCAGCAGATGTTCACTTAGTTGGAAAAGATATTTTGCGTTTCCATGCTGTTATTTGGCCGGCGATGTTGATGGCTGCAGGCCTTGAAGTACCTAAAAAAGTATTTGCTCACGGTTGGTTGCTAGTTGGCGGCGAGAAGATGAGCAAGAGCAAGCTAACCGGTATCGCACCTTCTGATATCACCGATCATTTCGGCGTCGATGCCTTCCGTTATTACTTCTTGCGCGCTATTCCTTTTGGCAGCGATGGCTCTTTCTCTTGGGAAGATATGTCGGCTCGCTATACATCAGAGCTCGCAAATGACTTTGGCAACCTAGCTTCACGCTTGGCTGCGATGATTGAAAAATACTGCGAAGGTAAAGTGCCGGCGAAAGCTGCCGATGCCGGACTTTCTGCAGCGCTAACTAGCACCGTTGAAAAAGCCGATGCTGCAATGGTCGCACTTGATTTCCAGGGTGGAATCAACGCGGTTATGGATTTCTGCAAGAAGGTAAATGGCTATGTAACCGAGAAAGAGCCATGGATCCTGGCGAAAGATCCAGCAAATAAAGCAGCGCTAGAAGAAGTTTTATATAACACCGCCGAATCACTTCGCGCACTTGCCGTCTTGTTGCATCCGGTAATGCCGGCAACAACAGAAATTTTGTGGGAATCACTTGGTGCAAATGCAACTATTGGTGCACTTGCAGATCAACAGATCTCAAAGGTTGCACAATGGGGACAACTTCCCGAAGGAACTCTTGTAACTAAGACTCCAGTGCTGTTTCCACGACTCGAGACTAAAGAGTAA
- the rsmI gene encoding 16S rRNA (cytidine(1402)-2'-O)-methyltransferase, with protein MALTLAATPLGNPGDASPRLKDAIANAEVIAAEDSRRFHRLCSDIEVTFTGRVISFFDGNETERTQEILELLRAGKNVLVVSDAGMPTISDPGFRLARDAIAENLTVTVIPGPSAPVMALALSGLATDRFTFEGFAPRALGARQALYESLRFEERTMVFFEAPHRITESLQDALAVFGSDRKAAICREMTKTYEETVRGTLAELVAWSTSKEILGEITMVIAGAAVGTAEVTADQVVARVREFEAAGMDRKAAIATVADEFDLPKRIVYAAVVDANKMRS; from the coding sequence ATGGCGCTCACGTTGGCAGCAACTCCTCTGGGAAATCCCGGCGATGCAAGCCCGCGCCTAAAAGATGCGATCGCAAACGCTGAAGTTATCGCCGCTGAAGATTCGCGCCGCTTTCATCGCTTATGTTCTGATATCGAAGTTACCTTTACTGGCCGAGTTATTTCATTCTTTGATGGCAACGAAACAGAACGCACACAAGAGATTCTTGAACTACTGCGCGCCGGAAAGAACGTATTAGTTGTATCGGATGCTGGAATGCCAACCATTAGCGATCCGGGTTTTCGTCTAGCACGTGATGCGATCGCTGAAAATTTAACGGTAACAGTTATTCCTGGACCAAGTGCACCGGTTATGGCGCTTGCGTTATCTGGACTTGCAACAGATCGCTTTACCTTTGAAGGGTTTGCACCGCGCGCACTTGGCGCGCGTCAAGCACTCTATGAATCACTCCGCTTTGAAGAGCGCACGATGGTTTTCTTCGAAGCGCCACATCGCATCACCGAATCACTGCAAGATGCCCTTGCGGTATTTGGTAGCGATCGCAAGGCAGCGATCTGTCGCGAGATGACCAAGACTTATGAAGAAACAGTTCGCGGAACTCTTGCTGAACTAGTTGCTTGGTCCACCTCAAAAGAGATTTTGGGGGAGATAACCATGGTTATTGCAGGCGCGGCTGTCGGAACAGCGGAAGTGACTGCAGATCAGGTGGTTGCGCGAGTTCGTGAATTTGAGGCGGCGGGCATGGATCGCAAGGCGGCAATTGCAACTGTGGCCGATGAATTCGACCTGCCTAAGCGGATCGTTTATGCAGCGGTAGTTGATGCGAATAAGATGCGTTCGTGA
- the glp gene encoding gephyrin-like molybdotransferase Glp — MSDRTRVDEFLSSLLAICRPLEAFEMSLLDAHGATLAEDIYAGERLVLKSGSRIRSTQIGLAASIGRDHLPTRPHPRVVVLSAGPDLVEPGKELKAGEEYETNSWLLTTAVREVGAVAYRVHTIPDDEAQLQAVIEDQLVRADLIIISGERHDDSFDLITRTLSAMGEITTVDIAIESSGRHNFGVIGPDKTPVVTLPGDPVAAYISFELFIRPMIRTMLGAATIHRPSIKAKLEKAITSSGGYRSYIRAVLSEDGKSVLPLLSQGSSTQDEQATLSDANAFIAVPEGDLNIAAGSDVTVVVLERRYI; from the coding sequence ATGTCAGACCGCACTCGTGTAGATGAGTTCCTGTCCTCTCTATTAGCGATCTGTCGACCACTCGAAGCATTTGAGATGTCCCTGCTAGATGCGCATGGCGCAACTCTTGCCGAGGATATTTATGCCGGAGAACGTCTTGTCCTCAAGTCCGGTTCCAGAATTCGCTCGACACAGATCGGACTAGCGGCATCTATTGGTCGCGATCATTTACCAACACGTCCACATCCCCGTGTTGTTGTGCTTTCGGCAGGCCCAGATTTAGTTGAACCAGGTAAAGAGTTAAAGGCTGGCGAAGAGTACGAGACTAATTCGTGGTTGTTAACTACTGCTGTGCGTGAAGTTGGAGCAGTTGCATATCGCGTCCACACAATTCCTGACGACGAAGCCCAACTGCAGGCGGTTATTGAAGATCAATTGGTTCGCGCTGATTTGATTATTATCAGTGGAGAACGCCACGATGATTCATTTGATCTAATTACTCGCACACTTTCGGCAATGGGTGAGATAACAACCGTGGATATCGCTATCGAATCTAGCGGCCGCCATAACTTTGGTGTGATTGGCCCAGATAAAACTCCGGTTGTTACATTGCCAGGTGATCCAGTCGCTGCCTACATCTCATTCGAACTTTTCATACGCCCGATGATTCGCACAATGCTTGGTGCGGCAACAATTCATCGCCCATCAATTAAGGCAAAGCTTGAGAAAGCAATTACCTCATCTGGCGGATATCGCTCCTACATCCGAGCCGTCTTATCTGAAGATGGAAAATCGGTTCTCCCATTGTTATCTCAAGGTTCAAGTACTCAGGATGAACAAGCCACGCTCTCTGATGCCAATGCATTTATTGCAGTTCCAGAAGGCGATTTAAATATCGCCGCAGGCAGTGATGTCACTGTTGTCGTGCTCGAGCGCCGTTATATATAA